The following are from one region of the Coffea eugenioides isolate CCC68of chromosome 2, Ceug_1.0, whole genome shotgun sequence genome:
- the LOC113763463 gene encoding thaumatin-like protein — protein sequence MQMNLYFFGIFCFLALLSQSNGIQLIIVNNCKESVWPGILGTAGHQTPNDGGFHLSTGEQIVVEVPEKWSGRIWGRQGCCFDEQGKGSCQTGDCTGLLECMGTGGLPPATLVEMTLGTAQNQLHYYDVSLVDGFNLPVSMIPVGGGVGCGVAACEANVNACCPAALVVRRRGKVVGCKSACLATKAPRYCCTGEYGSRGSCKPTVFSNLFKAICPRAYSYAQDEPAGLKRCRAPRYVITFCPPHKTLR from the exons ATGCaaatgaatttatattttttcgGCATTTTCTGCTTCTTAGCATTACTCTCCCAGTCAA ATGGAATTCAACTTATAATAGTGAACAACTGCAAAGAGAGCGTATGGCCTGGGATTCTTGGCACTGCAGGCCATCAGACCCCGAACGATGGCGGATTCCATCTGTCTACCGGCGAACAGATAGTGGTAGAAGTGCCCGAGAAGTGGTCCGGCAGAATATGGGGCAGGCAAGGCTGCTGTTTTGATGAACAGGGTAAAGGTTCATGCCAAACCGGAGACTGCACGGGCCTCCTTGAGTGCATGGGCACCGGGGGGCTGCCCCCAGCAACACTAGTAGAAATGACGCTAGGAACTGCACAGAATCAGTTGCACTACTATGATGTGAGTTTGGTTGATGGTTTCAACCTCCCCGTCTCGATGATTCCGGTTGGTGGCGGCGTTGGCTGTGGAGTGGCGGCCTGTGAGGCAAATGTGAATGCGTGCTGTCCTGCGGCCTTGGTGGTGAGAAGACGAGGGAAAGTGGTGGGATGCAAGAGCGCCTGTCTGGCCACAAAGGCACCTAGATATTGCTGTACCGGGGAATATGGTAGCCGGGGAAGTTGTAAACCAACAGTTTTCTCCAATCTGTTCAAGGCCATCTGCCCCAGGGCATATAGCTATGCACAAGATGAACCAG